A window of the Chanodichthys erythropterus isolate Z2021 chromosome 21, ASM2448905v1, whole genome shotgun sequence genome harbors these coding sequences:
- the asip1 gene encoding agouti signaling protein 1: MSPSLLLCCVLLCLAYCVTVHTHILMEEQYSSNQTTISLQFNNQTDEPPVLIVGLSKTPKKNKKSEKKPKKKFSNRIKRPPPPPNCVPLWSSCKTPNAVCCDQCAFCHCRLFKTVCYCRMGYPKC; this comes from the exons ATGAGTCCGTCATTGTTGCTGTGCTGTGTGCTGCTCTGTTTAGCCTACTGTGTCacggtacacacacacattcttatGGAGGAACAATACAGCTCCAACCAAACAACCATCAGCTTACAATTCAATAACCAAACAGATGAACCTCCTGTGCTCATAGTCG GGCTTTCAAAAACACCCAAGAAGAACAAGAAATCGGAAAAGAAACCAAAAAAG AAATTCAGCAACCGAATAAAGAGAcctccgccgccgccgaactGCGTCCCGCTCTGGAGCAGCTGCAAGACGCCGAACGCGGTGTGCTGCGATCAGTGCGCCTTCTGCCACTGCCGCCTGTTCAAGACCGTCTGCTACTGCCGCATGGGCTACCCGAAGTGCTGA
- the eif2s2 gene encoding eukaryotic translation initiation factor 2 subunit 2, whose product MSGDEMIFDPTMTKKKKKKKKPFMLEEDGGEGEEGQQLETKEIEADGGEEKEFDLEEDEGRKKETSDDLDDLNFFNQKKKKKKSKKEKIFDAELEEGMKELKIESEPSETQEDDDLMLPAKKKKSRKGKELQEDTDIQSKDDGVEDEDSKTTDDITFSSQTGPAWAGSERDYTYDELLNRVFNIMREKNPDMVAGEKRKFVMKPPQVVRVGTKKTSFVNFTDICKLLHRQPKHLLAFLLAELGTSGSIDGNNQLVIKGRFQQKQIENVLRRYIKEYVTCHTCRSPDTILQKDTRLYFLQCETCHSRCSVASIKTGFQAVTGKRAQLRAKAN is encoded by the exons ATGTCAGGAGACGAG ATGATTTTTGATCCCACTATGaccaagaagaagaagaagaagaagaagcctTTCATGCTGGAGGAAGATGGTGGTGAGGGAGAAGAAGGCCAACAATTGGAAACAAAAGAGATCGAGGCTGATGGGGGCGAGGAGAAAGAGTTTGATCTTGAGGAAGATGAGGGAAGGAAGAAAG aaacatcAGATGACCTGGATGACTTAAACTTCTTCaaccagaaaaaaaagaaaaagaagtccAAAAAAGAGAAGATTTTTGATGCAGAGCTTGAAGAAGGAATGAAG GAGCTGAAGATCGAATCGGAGCCGTCAGAAACACAAGAGGACGATGACTTAATGCTGCCCGCTAAGAAGAAGAAATCCAGAAAAGGCAAAGAACTTCAAGAGGACACAGACATTCAAAGCAAAGATGATG GTGTCGAAGATGAGGACAGTAAAACCACCGATGACATCACATTCAGTTCACAGACGGGCCCTGCCTGGGCAGGATCGGAGAGAGACTACACATACGACGAG CTTTTGAATAGAGTCTTTAACATCATGCGGGAAAAAAATCCAGACATGGTCGCAGGAGAGAAGAGGAAGTTTGTGATGAAGCCTCCTCAGGTTGTCAGGGTCGGCACAAAGAAGACGTCCTTcgtaaacttcacagacatctGCAAACT gtTGCATCGACAGCCAAAACATCTTTTGGCGTTTTTGCTGGCTGAGTTAGGTACAAG CGGGTCCATAGATGGAAATAATCAGCTCGTCATCAAAGGCAGATTCcagcagaaacagatagagaatGTCTTAAGAAGATATATAA AGGAGTATGTGACATGCCACACGTGTCGGTCTCCTGACACAATCTTGCAGAAGGACACGCGTCTTTATTTCCTTCAGTGCGAGACGTGTCACTCCCGCTGCTCCGTTGCCAGCATCAAGACCGGATTCCAGGCTGTGACGGGCAAGAGAGCGCAGCTGCGTGCCAAAGCCAACTAA